A stretch of Halomonas elongata DSM 2581 DNA encodes these proteins:
- the gcvT gene encoding glycine cleavage system aminomethyltransferase GcvT, whose product MNEQRKTPLFDLHVELGARMVPFAGYSMPVQYELGVKKEHEHTRRACGLFDVSHMGQVLLRGPNPAEALETLVPADLVGLPEGRQRYGLFTAEDGGILDDLMIVNAGDHLYLVVNAACKEQDIAHLRRGLPDHELEVLDRGLLALQGPEAATVMQRLCPEACEMVFMQHGRFTIEGIEVWISRSGYTGEDGFEISVPAEQTEALARRLLAEEEVEAIGLGARDSLRLEAGLCLYGHDIDTTTTPVEAGLIWAIGKPRRRDGERPGGFPGADLILHQVAEKDHQRKRVGLLGEGRAPVREGVELYDGDGNAIGAVCSGGFGPSVGRPVAMGYVSIDQAAIDTVVYAEVRGKRLPMTVTKMPFVQPGYHRG is encoded by the coding sequence ATGAACGAACAACGCAAGACGCCGCTCTTCGACCTGCATGTGGAACTGGGGGCACGGATGGTGCCCTTTGCGGGCTATTCGATGCCCGTGCAATACGAGCTGGGCGTCAAGAAGGAACACGAGCATACCCGTCGTGCCTGCGGGCTGTTCGACGTCTCCCACATGGGGCAGGTGCTGTTGCGCGGGCCGAATCCGGCCGAAGCGCTGGAGACACTGGTGCCGGCGGATCTTGTCGGCCTGCCGGAAGGCCGGCAGCGTTATGGCCTGTTCACTGCCGAGGATGGCGGCATTCTCGATGACCTGATGATCGTCAATGCCGGCGATCATCTCTATCTGGTGGTGAATGCTGCCTGCAAGGAACAGGACATCGCGCACCTGCGTCGTGGCTTGCCCGATCATGAACTCGAGGTGCTGGATCGCGGCCTGCTGGCGTTGCAGGGGCCTGAAGCCGCGACGGTGATGCAACGGCTGTGTCCCGAGGCTTGCGAGATGGTGTTCATGCAGCATGGTCGCTTCACCATCGAAGGCATTGAGGTGTGGATCAGCCGCAGCGGTTATACCGGCGAGGACGGTTTCGAGATTTCCGTGCCCGCCGAGCAGACCGAAGCTCTGGCACGACGCCTGCTGGCCGAGGAAGAAGTCGAGGCAATCGGCCTGGGCGCCCGGGACTCCCTGCGTCTCGAGGCCGGTCTGTGCCTCTACGGTCACGATATCGACACCACGACGACCCCGGTGGAGGCTGGTCTGATCTGGGCCATCGGCAAGCCGCGTCGTCGTGATGGCGAGCGTCCCGGAGGATTCCCCGGCGCCGATCTCATTCTCCATCAGGTTGCCGAGAAGGATCACCAGCGCAAGCGGGTGGGACTACTGGGCGAGGGCCGTGCGCCGGTCAGAGAGGGCGTCGAGCTGTATGATGGCGACGGCAATGCGATCGGAGCCGTGTGTTCCGGTGGCTTCGGCCCCAGCGTGGGACGTCCGGTGGCCATGGGCTACGTATCCATCGACCAGGCAGCCATCGACACCGTGGTCTACGCGGAGGTGCGCGGCAAGCGCCTGCCGATGACGGTGACGAAGATGCCCTTCGTACAGCCGGGCTATCATCGCGGTTGA
- a CDS encoding alpha-ketoglutarate-dependent dioxygenase AlkB family protein produces the protein MSLFTHDDGGEVLLASPPLIRYSALLGNTEATAILDRLDAELDWQRPSLRLYGREHPIPRQQVWMGDVGYRYSGRRFAPDPWHPCVLAIRDAVQRRLADSGVGTRFNSVLLNRYADGRDRMGWHSDDEPELGDSPLIAAVSLGNDRPLRFRWKDRHAPAFNVDQPHDSLLLMGAGVQARLEHSLPSRQRQGLRISLTFRWITPLATD, from the coding sequence ATGTCACTCTTCACCCACGACGACGGCGGCGAGGTCCTGCTGGCTTCGCCGCCGCTGATCCGCTATTCCGCACTGCTGGGCAACACCGAAGCCACGGCCATCCTGGATCGCCTCGACGCCGAACTCGATTGGCAGCGTCCCAGCCTGCGGCTGTATGGACGCGAGCATCCGATACCGCGTCAGCAGGTCTGGATGGGCGACGTCGGCTACCGTTACTCGGGCCGGCGCTTCGCGCCGGATCCCTGGCATCCCTGTGTCCTGGCGATTCGCGACGCCGTACAGCGTCGCCTGGCCGACAGCGGTGTCGGGACACGCTTCAACAGCGTGCTGCTCAACCGTTACGCCGATGGCCGGGATCGCATGGGCTGGCACAGCGATGATGAACCCGAGCTCGGCGATTCACCCTTGATCGCTGCCGTGAGCCTGGGCAACGACCGCCCCCTGCGCTTCCGCTGGAAGGATCGCCACGCCCCGGCCTTCAACGTCGATCAGCCCCACGACAGCCTGCTGCTGATGGGCGCCGGCGTGCAGGCACGACTCGAGCACAGCCTGCCCTCACGGCAACGCCAGGGCCTGCGGATCAGCCTGACCTTCCGCTGGATCACCCCACTGGCGACTGACTGA
- a CDS encoding phosphatase PAP2 family protein: MKPRVPAVFERLDLLEWQLCQWMAGFSIYRRWLATLRLASRAGDWPLWVGLILLQPLLHDTATGWRLMVQYAITALVAIAFYRLVKTRLCRERPFITFHTIICNEPARDRYSFPSGHTMHAVMFLTLTLVHAPWLAPWLLPAVILIAISRVGLGLHYISDVIAGAAIGYVFALGSLYLAG, from the coding sequence ATGAAACCACGCGTCCCTGCCGTGTTTGAACGACTCGACCTGCTGGAATGGCAGCTCTGCCAATGGATGGCCGGCTTCAGCATCTATCGCCGCTGGCTGGCCACCCTGCGCCTGGCCAGCCGCGCCGGGGACTGGCCCCTCTGGGTGGGGCTGATCCTGCTACAACCCCTGCTCCACGATACGGCGACGGGCTGGCGCCTGATGGTGCAATACGCCATCACGGCCCTGGTGGCCATCGCCTTCTATCGGCTGGTCAAGACCCGGCTATGCCGGGAGCGCCCGTTCATCACCTTCCACACCATCATCTGCAATGAGCCGGCCCGGGACCGCTACAGCTTTCCCAGCGGCCACACCATGCACGCGGTGATGTTTCTGACGCTGACCCTCGTGCATGCACCCTGGCTCGCCCCCTGGCTGCTGCCGGCGGTCATCCTGATCGCCATTTCGCGCGTCGGGCTCGGCCTGCACTACATCAGCGATGTCATCGCGGGTGCAGCCATCGGCTACGTCTTTGCACTGGGCAGCCTGTATCTGGCCGGCTAG
- a CDS encoding glycosyltransferase family 4 protein codes for MRICLVSETWSPDINGVAHTLKQLSSELLRRNSTLQLVRPRPAGQAHRADGMSAELQVRGFSMPGYREVRLGLPAGRRLKRLWSEERPDAIYVATEGPLGWSALRVAEKLGIPVVSGWHTNFDHYCRDYGIGWLTPLVTQRLRHFHNRCAGTLVPTRQQAEELTAKGFKKVRVMARGIDGDAFSPAHRSPELRESWDSDEHRPVALYVGRLAPEKNLDLLRDTFSAMLAARPEMSIVVVGDGPGRSSLEKALPDVRFTGFVDPQSLARHYASADLFIFPSISETWGNVVLEAMASGLAVVAFRHAAGAELIDNDINGVSLAVGDEDGFRDAAVALSQQPARYGRLGRAARERALQYRWPAITDDFLAALNLAQEVSDETTRPCRV; via the coding sequence ATGCGCATCTGCCTGGTCAGCGAAACCTGGTCACCGGATATCAACGGTGTCGCCCATACCCTGAAGCAGCTTAGCAGCGAGCTGTTGCGGCGAAACTCGACCCTGCAGCTGGTGCGCCCGCGCCCCGCCGGCCAGGCGCATCGGGCCGACGGCATGAGCGCCGAGCTGCAGGTCAGGGGGTTCTCGATGCCCGGTTACCGCGAAGTTCGCCTTGGCCTGCCGGCGGGTCGTCGCCTTAAACGCCTCTGGTCGGAAGAGCGTCCCGATGCCATCTATGTGGCCACCGAAGGGCCCCTGGGTTGGTCGGCGTTGCGCGTCGCCGAGAAACTCGGGATTCCGGTGGTCAGCGGCTGGCATACCAATTTCGATCATTACTGCCGCGACTACGGCATCGGCTGGCTCACTCCGCTGGTCACCCAACGCCTGCGCCACTTCCATAATCGCTGTGCCGGGACCCTGGTGCCCACCCGCCAGCAGGCCGAGGAACTGACGGCCAAGGGCTTCAAGAAGGTGCGCGTCATGGCCCGCGGCATCGATGGCGATGCCTTTTCACCGGCACATCGCAGTCCCGAGTTGCGCGAAAGCTGGGACAGCGACGAACACCGCCCCGTGGCGCTCTACGTCGGCCGGCTGGCACCGGAGAAGAACCTCGACCTGCTGCGCGATACCTTCTCCGCCATGCTGGCGGCTCGCCCCGAAATGAGCATCGTGGTGGTCGGCGACGGCCCGGGCCGCAGCAGCCTGGAAAAGGCCTTGCCGGATGTCCGTTTCACCGGCTTCGTCGACCCGCAAAGCCTGGCTAGACACTATGCCAGCGCCGATCTTTTCATCTTTCCGTCGATTTCCGAGACCTGGGGCAATGTAGTGCTCGAGGCCATGGCCAGCGGCCTGGCCGTCGTCGCCTTTCGCCATGCCGCCGGGGCCGAACTGATCGACAACGACATCAACGGCGTCAGCCTGGCCGTCGGCGACGAGGACGGTTTCCGCGACGCCGCTGTGGCCCTCAGCCAGCAGCCGGCGCGCTACGGCCGGCTGGGCCGAGCAGCCCGCGAGCGGGCACTGCAGTACCGTTGGCCCGCCATCACCGACGACTTCCTCGCTGCCCTGAACCTCGCTCAGGAGGTGTCCGATGAAACCACGCGTCCCTGCCGTGTTTGA
- a CDS encoding LysM peptidoglycan-binding domain-containing protein gives MAERPVAGKGRCPRLALILLLALLTGCAGQPSTPNGSSDAAAGTSGSWVSIRRGDTLGDIAHRANVPLIRLQRFNPGIEPRGLAVGQRVLVPSQQERAPSGGPYRYQIRPGDTFTSVARRFGADPSRVVAANPGVTATDLKVGQLIKVPLGGSASSGSSTASSGSTPRPTRLPDPGTLPGDAKGWPWPLDDYDVARRFGKDAHGTLQPMLLTTGKGARAKAVAGGQVRFADSMRQLGQVVIVHHPDNLQSVYARCARLLVDSGQRVERGTPLCVVGTASNGRHELLFDMRHGGKPMDPLTVLR, from the coding sequence ATGGCTGAACGCCCTGTGGCAGGCAAAGGACGCTGCCCTCGACTCGCGCTGATACTGCTGCTCGCCCTGCTGACCGGTTGCGCCGGCCAGCCTTCGACACCGAACGGCTCCTCTGACGCGGCTGCCGGCACCTCCGGCAGTTGGGTGTCCATTCGCCGTGGCGACACCCTTGGTGACATCGCCCACCGCGCGAACGTCCCCTTGATCCGACTGCAGCGCTTCAACCCCGGCATCGAGCCCCGCGGGCTCGCCGTCGGCCAGCGTGTCCTGGTGCCCAGCCAACAGGAACGTGCGCCCTCCGGGGGACCCTACCGCTATCAGATACGCCCCGGCGACACCTTCACTTCGGTGGCCCGTCGCTTCGGCGCCGACCCGAGCCGAGTGGTCGCGGCGAACCCCGGTGTCACGGCGACCGACCTCAAGGTCGGTCAACTGATCAAGGTCCCCCTCGGCGGCAGTGCTTCCTCGGGCAGCAGTACGGCCTCGAGCGGCTCAACCCCGCGCCCGACCCGCCTGCCCGATCCCGGCACGCTACCCGGCGATGCCAAGGGATGGCCCTGGCCGCTCGACGACTATGACGTGGCCAGGCGTTTCGGCAAGGATGCCCATGGCACCCTGCAGCCCATGCTGCTCACCACCGGCAAGGGAGCGCGCGCCAAGGCCGTGGCCGGCGGCCAGGTGCGTTTCGCCGACAGCATGCGCCAGCTCGGCCAGGTCGTCATCGTCCACCACCCGGACAATCTGCAGAGCGTCTACGCCCGCTGCGCACGCCTGCTGGTCGACAGCGGCCAACGTGTCGAGCGCGGCACGCCGCTGTGTGTCGTGGGGACGGCGTCGAATGGCCGCCACGAGCTGTTGTTCGACATGCGTCATGGCGGCAAGCCGATGGATCCTCTGACCGTGTTGCGCTGA
- a CDS encoding acetyltransferase: MSTLKGLVSLLLLTLNTLFWAVPLIALTLLKLVTPGRPLRRRVLTGLNAIARWWLDINLWWMRHWLSPRLDLELPDGLSRDDWWLVLSNHRSWTDIFVLLLVLHRRIPMPHFFVKRQLIWIPVVGLAFWALEFPMLRRLTREQRERHPHLARRDREATERMCRHARERPIAIYNFVEGTRFTPAKHAARQSPYRHLLPPRAGGIAQVVGLLGDRLGGILDVTLSYDTPAPHFWRFLCGQEGVIHLRARHLPVPDWMRAGDYHQDPNYKERFHSWLNALWQAKDAALDSR, translated from the coding sequence ATGTCGACCCTGAAGGGGCTCGTCAGCCTGCTGTTGCTGACTCTCAACACCCTGTTCTGGGCAGTGCCGCTGATCGCGCTCACCCTGCTCAAGCTCGTCACCCCCGGGCGCCCCCTGCGCCGCCGGGTGCTCACGGGACTCAACGCCATTGCCCGCTGGTGGCTGGACATCAACCTCTGGTGGATGCGTCATTGGCTGTCACCGCGACTCGACCTGGAACTGCCCGATGGCCTGAGTCGCGATGACTGGTGGCTGGTGCTCTCCAACCATCGCAGCTGGACCGATATCTTCGTGCTGCTGCTGGTGTTGCACCGCCGTATTCCCATGCCCCATTTCTTCGTCAAGCGCCAGTTGATCTGGATTCCGGTCGTCGGGCTGGCCTTCTGGGCCCTGGAATTCCCCATGCTCAGACGCCTGACCCGCGAACAACGCGAGCGACACCCCCACCTGGCACGCCGTGATCGCGAGGCTACCGAACGCATGTGCCGCCATGCCCGGGAGCGTCCCATCGCCATCTACAACTTCGTCGAAGGCACCCGGTTCACGCCCGCCAAGCACGCCGCCCGCCAAAGCCCCTACCGACACCTGCTGCCGCCCCGGGCGGGCGGCATCGCCCAGGTCGTCGGCTTGCTCGGCGACCGGCTCGGCGGCATCCTCGACGTGACCTTGAGCTACGACACCCCCGCCCCGCATTTCTGGCGATTCCTCTGCGGCCAGGAGGGGGTCATCCACCTCCGGGCACGTCATCTGCCAGTGCCCGACTGGATGCGAGCCGGCGATTACCATCAAGACCCGAACTACAAGGAACGCTTCCATTCATGGCTGAACGCCCTGTGGCAGGCAAAGGACGCTGCCCTCGACTCGCGCTGA
- a CDS encoding acetoacetate--CoA ligase — MTAPLWQPSPETIAATQMASLMRRIEAEHGAQLHDYADLHAWSVDNPERFWSLLWDDFEIVAEQRGGPVLEAPDAMPGARWFPEARLNFAANLLRRRDAAPALIAHDERGRRRELSHAELYRRVARLSRALRDDGVEAGDRVAGFVPNSEHAVIAMLATASLGAVWSSCSPDFGFQGVLDRFGQITPKVLIAADGYTWNGKPIDTRSRLAEIARALDGLETLVVFPFLDDAPSLDEIPGAVAWDDYLDNPAEDIDFRPQPFDHPLYILYSSGTTGTPKCIVHSAGGTLLQHLKEHRLHTDLSAVDTLFYYTTCGWMMWNWLVSGLASGATLVLFDGAAFAPDSSVLWRIAEREGITVFGTSARYLAACEKEGLVPGRDHDLTPLRAVLSTGSALSHESFDYVYRDIKDDLLLASISGGTDIVSCFALGCPIRPVYRGQLQCRGLGMAVDVFDDDGRPLRGEKGELVCTRPFPSMPIGFWNDPDSERYHDAYFATFPGIWAHGDYAEITPEDGLIIHGRSDAVLNPGGVRIGTAEIYRQVEKVEGVLESLCIGQEWGDDVRVVLFVRLKDGRVLDDALRDEIKATIRANTTPRHVPARILQVKDLPRTLSGKLVELAVRNVVHGQPVKNREALANPEALSLFEDLPELRD; from the coding sequence ATGACCGCTCCACTCTGGCAACCTTCCCCCGAGACCATTGCCGCCACGCAGATGGCGTCGCTGATGCGTCGCATCGAGGCCGAGCATGGCGCGCAGCTGCACGATTACGCTGACCTGCATGCCTGGAGCGTCGACAATCCCGAGCGCTTCTGGTCTCTGCTCTGGGACGACTTCGAGATCGTCGCCGAACAGCGCGGCGGGCCGGTGCTCGAAGCGCCCGACGCCATGCCGGGAGCGCGTTGGTTCCCCGAGGCTCGGCTCAACTTTGCCGCCAACCTGCTGCGCCGCCGCGACGCGGCACCGGCCCTGATCGCCCACGACGAACGCGGACGCCGGCGCGAACTCAGCCACGCCGAACTGTATCGGCGCGTCGCCAGGCTGTCCCGCGCACTGCGCGACGATGGCGTCGAAGCGGGCGACCGGGTCGCCGGCTTCGTTCCCAACAGCGAGCATGCAGTGATCGCCATGCTGGCAACGGCGAGTCTCGGCGCCGTCTGGTCCTCCTGCTCACCGGACTTCGGCTTCCAGGGCGTCCTCGACCGTTTCGGCCAGATCACGCCCAAGGTGCTGATCGCCGCCGACGGCTACACCTGGAACGGCAAGCCCATCGACACTCGCTCCCGGCTGGCCGAGATCGCCCGCGCTCTCGATGGGCTCGAGACTCTGGTGGTGTTCCCCTTCCTCGACGACGCACCATCACTGGACGAGATTCCCGGCGCGGTGGCCTGGGACGACTACCTCGACAACCCGGCCGAGGACATCGACTTCCGTCCCCAGCCCTTCGACCATCCGCTCTACATCCTCTATTCATCGGGCACCACCGGCACGCCCAAGTGCATCGTCCACAGTGCCGGCGGCACCCTGCTCCAGCACCTCAAGGAGCACCGTCTGCACACCGACCTCTCCGCCGTGGACACCCTCTTCTACTACACCACCTGCGGCTGGATGATGTGGAACTGGCTGGTTTCCGGCCTGGCCAGCGGCGCGACCCTGGTGCTGTTCGACGGCGCCGCCTTCGCCCCCGACTCCAGCGTGCTCTGGCGCATCGCCGAACGCGAGGGCATCACGGTGTTCGGCACCAGCGCCCGCTACCTGGCCGCCTGTGAAAAGGAAGGGCTCGTCCCCGGACGAGATCACGACCTGACACCACTGCGTGCCGTCCTCTCCACCGGCTCGGCGCTGTCCCACGAATCCTTCGACTATGTCTACCGCGACATCAAGGACGACCTGCTGCTGGCTTCCATTTCCGGGGGCACCGATATCGTCTCCTGCTTCGCCCTGGGGTGCCCGATCCGCCCCGTCTATCGCGGCCAGTTGCAATGCCGCGGCCTGGGCATGGCCGTGGATGTCTTCGACGACGATGGCCGGCCGCTGCGCGGCGAGAAAGGCGAACTCGTCTGCACCCGCCCCTTCCCCTCGATGCCGATCGGCTTCTGGAACGATCCCGACAGTGAGCGCTACCACGACGCCTACTTCGCCACCTTCCCCGGCATCTGGGCCCATGGCGATTATGCCGAGATCACCCCCGAGGATGGCCTGATCATCCACGGCCGCTCCGATGCCGTGCTCAACCCCGGCGGGGTCAGAATCGGTACCGCCGAGATCTATCGCCAGGTCGAGAAGGTCGAGGGCGTTCTGGAGTCACTGTGCATCGGCCAGGAATGGGGCGACGACGTGCGCGTGGTCCTGTTCGTTCGCCTGAAGGACGGCCGCGTTCTCGACGACGCCCTGCGCGACGAGATCAAGGCCACCATTCGCGCCAACACCACCCCGCGCCATGTGCCGGCCCGCATCCTCCAGGTCAAGGATCTACCGCGCACCCTTTCGGGCAAGCTCGTCGAGCTGGCGGTGCGCAACGTGGTGCATGGCCAGCCGGTGAAGAACCGCGAGGCCCTGGCCAACCCCGAGGCGCTGTCGCTGTTCGAGGACCTGCCCGAATTGCGTGACTGA
- a CDS encoding LysR family transcriptional regulator, whose product MTVKQLRAFLAVAQTLSFTQACERLHLSQPALSLTIKGLEEALGGRLLNRSTRSVRLTPEGESLLPLAKRLLADWDNTEEMLRQRFTLQLGSVAVAAMPSFAGNQLPSLLASFRRRHPGINVTVHDVINEEVIDMVRQGRVELGIAFEPEASETLQVDPLFMDRFVAVVPADSELADYRDLDWPRLLTQDFITLQRPSTVRRMLERRLGDAGISLAVAFESHQLTTVGRMVADGLGVSAVPSLCIEQMHELGARCLPLHSPIIERTVGVLSPGTGELSMAAQALRDVLRDGVAPPALAPSDARL is encoded by the coding sequence ATGACCGTCAAGCAGCTTCGGGCCTTTCTCGCCGTTGCCCAGACCCTCAGCTTCACCCAGGCCTGCGAACGGCTGCACCTCTCTCAGCCGGCGCTCAGCCTGACCATCAAGGGGCTCGAAGAAGCCCTCGGCGGACGCTTGCTCAATCGCAGCACGCGCAGCGTTCGCCTGACTCCGGAAGGCGAGTCCCTGTTACCGCTGGCCAAGCGCCTGCTGGCCGACTGGGACAACACCGAAGAAATGCTGCGCCAGCGCTTCACGCTGCAACTCGGCAGCGTTGCCGTGGCCGCCATGCCCTCCTTCGCCGGCAACCAGCTACCCTCCCTGCTGGCCAGCTTTCGGCGACGCCATCCCGGCATCAATGTCACCGTGCACGATGTCATCAACGAGGAGGTCATCGACATGGTGCGCCAGGGGCGCGTCGAACTGGGCATCGCCTTCGAACCCGAAGCCAGCGAAACGCTGCAGGTCGACCCACTGTTCATGGACCGCTTCGTCGCCGTGGTGCCCGCCGATTCCGAGCTTGCCGACTACCGGGACCTCGACTGGCCCCGGCTATTGACGCAGGATTTCATCACCCTGCAACGTCCCTCCACGGTGCGGCGAATGCTCGAACGACGCCTCGGCGATGCCGGCATTTCGCTGGCAGTGGCCTTCGAGAGCCATCAGTTGACCACGGTGGGACGCATGGTCGCCGACGGCCTGGGCGTGAGTGCCGTGCCGTCGCTGTGCATCGAGCAGATGCACGAACTCGGCGCACGCTGCCTGCCGCTGCATTCGCCGATCATCGAACGCACGGTCGGCGTGCTCTCGCCCGGAACCGGCGAACTCTCGATGGCCGCCCAGGCACTGCGTGACGTGCTGCGCGACGGCGTTGCGCCGCCCGCATTGGCACCTTCCGATGCTAGGCTGTAA
- a CDS encoding CoA transferase subunit A has translation MAGFDKRVDSYEAAMAGLESGMTIIAGGFGLCGIPENLIGEIKRRGVKDLTIYSNNCGVDGFGLGVLLEDRQIRAIHASYVGENALFEQQMLEGEIEVVLTPQGTLAEKMRAGGAGIPAFYTATGYGTPIGEGKEVREFNGRSYILEESVVGDFAIVKGWKADRYGNVVYRDTAQNFNPLAATAGRVTVVEVEEIVEPGELRPDQIHTPGIYVDRIIQGTFEKRIEKRTVHEG, from the coding sequence ATGGCCGGATTCGACAAGCGAGTGGATTCCTATGAGGCGGCGATGGCCGGCCTCGAGAGCGGCATGACGATCATTGCCGGTGGCTTCGGGCTGTGTGGCATCCCGGAGAACCTGATCGGCGAGATCAAGCGGCGCGGGGTCAAGGACCTGACCATCTATTCCAACAATTGTGGCGTCGACGGTTTCGGTCTCGGTGTCTTGCTCGAGGATCGGCAGATCCGTGCCATCCATGCGTCCTACGTGGGCGAGAACGCGCTCTTCGAACAGCAGATGCTGGAAGGCGAGATCGAGGTGGTGCTCACGCCCCAGGGGACCCTGGCCGAGAAGATGCGTGCCGGGGGAGCGGGGATTCCCGCCTTCTACACCGCCACCGGCTATGGCACGCCCATCGGCGAGGGCAAGGAGGTCCGCGAGTTCAACGGGCGCTCCTACATTCTCGAGGAATCCGTGGTCGGCGACTTCGCCATCGTCAAGGGCTGGAAGGCCGATCGATACGGCAATGTCGTCTACCGCGACACCGCCCAGAACTTCAACCCGCTGGCCGCCACCGCCGGTCGTGTCACCGTGGTCGAGGTGGAAGAAATCGTCGAGCCCGGCGAGTTGCGTCCCGATCAGATTCACACGCCGGGGATCTATGTCGACCGGATCATCCAGGGCACCTTCGAGAAGCGCATCGAAAAGCGCACCGTGCACGAGGGCTAA
- a CDS encoding CoA transferase subunit B, protein MALTREQMAMRVARELEDGFYVNLGIGIPTLVANYVPDDIDVMLQSENGLLGMGRFPTEDELDPDMINAGKQTVTARSGAAIFSSAESFAMIRGGHVDLTVLGAFEIDQHGNIASWMIPGKLIKGMGGAMDLVAGAENIICTMTHASKHGESKLLEQCNLPLTGAGCINRVLTDLAYLEIEDGAFVLKERAPGVSVEEIKAKTAGRLVVPEHVPEMTFAP, encoded by the coding sequence ATGGCACTGACTCGCGAACAGATGGCAATGCGCGTGGCGCGCGAACTCGAGGACGGTTTCTACGTCAACCTGGGCATCGGCATCCCGACCCTGGTGGCCAACTATGTCCCCGACGATATCGATGTGATGCTGCAGTCCGAGAACGGTCTGCTCGGCATGGGGCGCTTCCCCACCGAGGACGAACTCGACCCGGACATGATCAATGCCGGCAAGCAGACCGTCACGGCGCGATCCGGCGCGGCGATCTTCTCCTCGGCGGAGTCCTTCGCGATGATTCGCGGCGGCCACGTCGATCTCACCGTACTCGGCGCCTTCGAGATCGACCAGCACGGCAACATCGCCTCCTGGATGATTCCCGGCAAGCTGATCAAGGGCATGGGCGGGGCCATGGACCTGGTGGCCGGGGCCGAGAACATCATCTGTACCATGACCCATGCGTCCAAGCATGGTGAATCGAAACTGCTCGAGCAGTGCAACCTGCCGCTGACCGGTGCCGGCTGCATCAATCGCGTGCTCACCGACCTGGCGTATCTGGAGATCGAGGATGGTGCCTTCGTGCTCAAGGAGCGCGCCCCGGGGGTCAGCGTCGAGGAGATCAAGGCAAAGACGGCCGGTCGCCTGGTGGTGCCCGAGCACGTGCCGGAGATGACCTTCGCCCCTTGA
- a CDS encoding VOC family protein — translation MQREAFIQQLWLDYIHHQPDIGGLRLWPVTARAEYLTLLTLNHGPWAMDALLPLLAQCGYQPRHRYAMADRGLLVTLLATDDHDAPWLVLAELQLGTLQRRPRDRLRRLVDSADTSPASLPCGGRPWPMPSWDDYRTLAEAHPLAGWLAVMGTRVHHAGFDCGHLGDDIGHLDERLHQAGFAGDADRHRGVFPISPLLDYRFYATHSQRLPFADGDLHRVPLGGLALVQKQVSANQERCVELLLPHHTRCELG, via the coding sequence ATGCAACGGGAAGCGTTTATCCAGCAATTGTGGCTGGATTACATCCACCATCAACCGGATATCGGCGGGCTGCGCCTGTGGCCGGTAACGGCAAGAGCGGAGTACCTGACACTGCTCACGCTCAATCATGGCCCCTGGGCGATGGATGCGCTGTTGCCGCTGCTCGCACAATGCGGCTACCAGCCTCGCCATCGTTATGCCATGGCCGATCGTGGCCTGCTGGTCACCCTGCTGGCCACGGACGACCATGACGCACCCTGGCTGGTACTCGCCGAGTTGCAGCTCGGAACCCTGCAGCGCCGGCCCCGGGATCGGCTGCGGCGGCTCGTCGATAGCGCCGACACCAGCCCCGCCTCGCTGCCCTGCGGAGGGCGCCCCTGGCCCATGCCGAGCTGGGACGACTACCGAACCCTGGCGGAAGCTCATCCCCTGGCAGGCTGGCTGGCGGTGATGGGCACACGTGTCCATCATGCGGGATTCGATTGCGGCCATCTCGGCGACGACATCGGGCACCTCGACGAGCGCTTGCACCAGGCCGGCTTTGCCGGCGACGCCGATCGCCATCGCGGGGTCTTTCCCATCTCGCCGTTGCTCGATTATCGCTTCTACGCCACCCATTCGCAGCGCCTGCCCTTCGCCGACGGCGACCTGCATCGCGTTCCCCTCGGCGGCCTGGCGCTGGTCCAGAAGCAGGTCAGTGCCAACCAGGAACGCTGTGTCGAGCTGCTGCTTCCCCACCATACCCGTTGCGAGCTGGGTTGA
- a CDS encoding GrxA family glutaredoxin translates to MFVVIFGRPACPFCVRAQALAEKLESAGAIEGFRYVDIHEEGITKADLEKTIGKPVQTVPQIFADQTHIGGFTEFDQWVTEQGLLATTAQ, encoded by the coding sequence ATGTTCGTCGTCATATTCGGCCGCCCCGCCTGCCCGTTCTGCGTTCGTGCCCAGGCGCTCGCCGAGAAGCTGGAAAGCGCCGGCGCCATCGAAGGCTTCCGCTACGTGGACATCCACGAAGAAGGCATCACCAAGGCCGACCTGGAGAAGACCATCGGCAAGCCGGTGCAAACCGTGCCGCAGATCTTCGCCGACCAGACGCACATCGGTGGTTTCACCGAATTCGACCAGTGGGTCACCGAGCAAGGGCTGTTGGCCACCACGGCTCAGTGA